From one Streptomyces sp. Q6 genomic stretch:
- a CDS encoding ATP-binding protein, translating to MRRRLINSTLAVVLVVIAVFGVSLVIVETRTITNSAQERVESEAVRLASIVDSRLLSEEQINGDILKDQVATERYAVIRMPDRAPIHIGTEPDGDVIKYTATGEQGEQVTVEEPRSTVTREVGRTLLIIAGVALLAVVAAVLLAVRQANRLASPLTDLASTAERLGSGDPRPRHKRYGVPELDRVADVLDGSAERIARMLTAERRLAADASHQLRTPLTALSMRLEEITMTDDLDEVKEEATIALAQVERLTDVVERLLTNSRDPRTGSAVTFDLDEVIKQQLEEWRPAYRGEGRAIVSSGKRHLTAVGTPGAVAQVLAALIENSLMHGGGTVALRTRVTGNQTVVEVTDEGPGVPSELGSRIFERTISGRNSTGIGLAVARDLAEADGGRLEMLQAAPPVFGLFLSRTPLRKPADGDDEGQMIR from the coding sequence ATGCGCCGCCGTCTGATCAACTCCACGCTCGCCGTCGTCCTGGTCGTGATCGCCGTGTTCGGGGTCTCCCTCGTCATCGTGGAGACCCGGACCATCACCAACAGCGCCCAGGAACGCGTCGAGTCGGAGGCCGTCCGCCTCGCCTCCATCGTGGACAGCCGGCTGCTCAGCGAGGAGCAGATCAACGGCGACATCCTCAAGGACCAGGTCGCCACCGAGCGGTACGCGGTGATCCGGATGCCGGACCGCGCCCCGATCCACATCGGCACCGAGCCCGACGGCGACGTCATCAAGTACACCGCCACCGGCGAGCAGGGCGAGCAGGTCACCGTCGAGGAGCCCCGCTCCACCGTCACCCGCGAGGTCGGCCGCACCCTGCTGATCATCGCGGGCGTCGCGCTGCTCGCCGTCGTCGCCGCCGTCCTGCTCGCCGTACGGCAGGCCAACAGGCTCGCCTCCCCGCTCACCGACCTGGCCTCCACCGCGGAGCGCCTCGGCTCCGGCGACCCGCGCCCGCGGCACAAGCGCTACGGCGTCCCCGAGCTGGACCGCGTCGCCGACGTCCTCGACGGTTCGGCGGAGCGGATCGCGCGCATGCTCACGGCCGAGCGGCGACTGGCCGCCGACGCCTCGCACCAGCTGCGCACGCCCCTCACCGCGCTGTCCATGCGCCTCGAGGAGATCACCATGACCGACGATCTGGACGAGGTGAAGGAGGAGGCGACGATCGCGCTCGCGCAGGTCGAGCGGCTCACCGACGTCGTCGAGCGGCTGCTCACCAACTCCCGCGACCCGCGCACCGGTTCGGCCGTCACCTTCGACCTCGACGAGGTGATCAAGCAGCAGCTGGAGGAGTGGCGGCCCGCCTATCGCGGCGAGGGGCGCGCGATCGTCTCGTCGGGCAAGCGGCATCTCACCGCGGTCGGCACCCCGGGCGCGGTCGCCCAGGTCCTGGCCGCGCTGATCGAGAACTCACTGATGCACGGTGGCGGCACCGTCGCCCTGCGCACCCGTGTCACCGGCAACCAGACCGTCGTCGAGGTCACGGACGAGGGCCCCGGCGTCCCGTCGGAGCTCGGCTCGCGGATCTTCGAGCGGACCATCAGCGGCCGGAACTCGACGGGCATCGGCCTCGCCGTCGCCCGCGACCTCGCCGAGGCCGACGGCGGCCGGCTCGAAATGCTCCAGGCGGCGCCGCCCGTCTTCGGCCTGTTCCTGTCCCGTACGCCCCTGAGGAAGCCGGCGGACGGCGACGACGAGGGCCAGATGATCAGGTGA
- a CDS encoding 5-(carboxyamino)imidazole ribonucleotide synthase: MTFPVVGMVGGGQLARMTHEAGIPLGIRFKLLSDTPQDSAAQVVGDVVVGDYRDLDTLREFARGCDVITFDHEHVPTEHLRALEADGIPVRPGPDALLYAQDKGEMRAKLTSLGVPCPRHRIVRDVADVVAFAAEGASEGASEGDGFPVILKTVRGGYDGKGVWFVRSEADAAEPFKAGVPVLAEEKVDFVRELAANVVRSPHGQAVAYPVVESQQVDGVCDTVIAPAPDLDETLAGEAQELALRVAKELGVVGHLAVELFETRGPDGKPGILVNELAMRPHNSGHWTQDGAITSQFANHVRAVLDLPLGDPRPRAPWTVMCNVLGGDFPDMYSAYLHCMARDPQLKIHMYGKDVKPGRKVGHVNTYGDDLDEVLDRARHAAGYLRGTITE, from the coding sequence GTGACGTTCCCGGTAGTCGGCATGGTCGGCGGTGGCCAGCTCGCTCGTATGACACACGAGGCAGGCATCCCGCTCGGCATCAGGTTCAAGCTCCTCAGTGACACTCCTCAGGATTCCGCGGCGCAGGTCGTCGGCGATGTCGTCGTGGGCGACTATCGCGACCTCGACACGCTGCGTGAGTTCGCGCGCGGCTGTGACGTGATCACCTTCGATCACGAGCACGTGCCGACCGAGCACCTGCGGGCCCTGGAGGCGGACGGCATCCCCGTGCGCCCAGGACCCGACGCTCTGCTCTACGCCCAGGACAAGGGCGAGATGCGCGCGAAACTCACGTCGCTCGGCGTGCCCTGCCCGCGCCACCGCATCGTGCGCGACGTGGCCGACGTGGTCGCCTTCGCCGCGGAAGGCGCCTCTGAAGGCGCCTCTGAAGGTGACGGCTTCCCCGTCATCCTCAAGACGGTGCGCGGCGGCTACGACGGCAAGGGCGTGTGGTTCGTACGCTCCGAAGCGGACGCCGCCGAGCCGTTCAAGGCCGGTGTGCCGGTCCTCGCCGAGGAGAAGGTCGACTTCGTACGGGAGCTGGCGGCCAACGTCGTGCGCTCCCCGCACGGCCAGGCGGTCGCCTATCCCGTCGTCGAGTCCCAGCAGGTCGACGGCGTCTGCGACACGGTGATCGCGCCGGCGCCCGACCTCGACGAGACGCTCGCGGGCGAGGCCCAGGAGCTGGCGCTGCGCGTCGCCAAGGAACTCGGCGTCGTCGGCCACCTCGCCGTCGAGCTGTTCGAGACCCGCGGCCCCGACGGCAAGCCCGGCATCCTGGTCAACGAACTGGCGATGCGCCCGCACAACTCAGGACACTGGACGCAGGACGGGGCGATCACGTCCCAGTTCGCCAACCACGTGCGCGCCGTCCTCGACCTGCCGCTCGGCGACCCCCGCCCGCGCGCGCCGTGGACCGTGATGTGCAATGTCCTGGGCGGCGACTTCCCGGACATGTACAGCGCGTACCTGCACTGCATGGCCCGCGACCCGCAGCTCAAGATCCACATGTACGGCAAGGACGTGAAGCCCGGCCGCAAGGTCGGTCACGTGAACACCTACGGTGACGATCTGGACGAGGTCCTGGACCGCGCCCGGCACGCCGCCGGGTACCTGAGAGGCACGATCACCGAATGA
- the purE gene encoding 5-(carboxyamino)imidazole ribonucleotide mutase codes for MSPVVGIVMGSDSDWPVMEAAAKALDEFEIPYEVDVVSAHRMPHEMIAYGEQAAERGLKAIIAGAGGAAHLPGMLASVTPLPVIGVPVPLKYLDGMDSLLSIVQMPAGVPVATVSVGGARNAGLLAARMLAAHDEELLGRMREFQQDLNDQATEKGKRLRAKVEGGAGGFGFGSGTGK; via the coding sequence ATGAGTCCTGTGGTTGGAATCGTCATGGGGTCGGACTCCGACTGGCCCGTCATGGAGGCCGCGGCGAAGGCGCTCGACGAGTTCGAGATCCCCTACGAGGTCGACGTCGTCTCCGCGCACCGCATGCCGCACGAGATGATCGCGTACGGGGAGCAGGCCGCCGAGCGCGGGCTCAAGGCGATCATCGCCGGCGCGGGCGGCGCCGCCCACCTGCCCGGCATGCTCGCCTCCGTGACGCCGCTGCCGGTCATCGGCGTCCCGGTGCCGCTGAAGTACCTCGACGGCATGGACTCGCTGCTGTCCATCGTGCAGATGCCGGCCGGCGTGCCGGTCGCGACCGTCTCGGTGGGCGGGGCGCGCAACGCCGGACTGCTCGCGGCCCGTATGCTCGCCGCCCACGACGAGGAACTCCTCGGCCGCATGCGCGAGTTCCAGCAGGACCTGAACGACCAGGCCACCGAGAAGGGCAAGCGGCTGCGCGCCAAGGTCGAGGGCGGGGCCGGCGGGTTCGGCTTCGGCTCGGGCACGGGGAAGTGA
- a CDS encoding oligopeptide:H+ symporter: MASSLTKDSAGTPGSEKTFFGHPRGLATLFMTEMWERFSFYGMKALLPLYLIAPGGLHMNPATATAIYSVYMSMVYLLAMPGGWFADRFWGPRKTVAIGGGIVILGHITLALPTSGSFFAGLALVALGSGLLKANISTMVGHLYDGPEDPRRDAGFTVFYIGINLGAFLAPLTIGTVGENVNWHLGFALAAVGMALGLGQFLLGTRHLSSESDIVVKPASAQEKSKALRTSLVWAAVAAVFYVIVVATGTYTINWVLVPLTLIGLIIPIAVLVRMKRDKELTGEEQSKLSGYVWFFVVAAIFWMIYDQNGSTLSIFGESSTTNSLLGFDFPTSWYQSLNPIFIMALAPVVASGWLWLNKRGKEPSTAVKFASSLALIGISFVVFLIPLIDTANNGGKVSPMWLVAIYFIQTVGELCLSPVGLSVTTKMAPAKYGSQMMGVWFLAVTAGDSVTGLLSTAGVDLNTTGAVAIEAALAVAAGVGIWMYRRKVKELMGSVN; encoded by the coding sequence ATGGCGTCCAGCCTGACGAAGGACTCGGCCGGTACCCCCGGCTCTGAGAAGACCTTCTTCGGCCACCCCCGCGGACTGGCCACTCTCTTCATGACCGAGATGTGGGAGCGCTTCAGCTTCTACGGCATGAAGGCCCTTCTCCCGCTGTACCTGATCGCTCCCGGCGGGCTTCACATGAACCCCGCCACGGCCACGGCGATCTACTCGGTCTACATGTCGATGGTCTACCTGCTCGCCATGCCCGGCGGCTGGTTCGCCGACCGCTTCTGGGGTCCCCGCAAGACGGTGGCCATCGGTGGCGGCATCGTGATCCTCGGCCACATCACACTGGCCCTGCCGACCTCGGGTTCGTTCTTCGCGGGCCTCGCGCTCGTGGCGCTCGGCTCGGGTCTGCTCAAGGCCAACATCTCCACGATGGTCGGCCACCTGTACGACGGCCCGGAGGACCCGCGTCGTGACGCCGGCTTCACCGTCTTCTACATCGGCATCAACCTGGGTGCTTTCCTCGCGCCGCTGACCATCGGCACCGTCGGTGAGAACGTCAACTGGCACCTGGGCTTCGCGCTCGCCGCGGTCGGCATGGCGCTCGGCCTCGGCCAATTCCTGCTCGGCACCCGCCACCTGAGCTCCGAGAGCGACATCGTCGTCAAGCCGGCCTCCGCCCAGGAGAAGTCGAAGGCGCTGCGCACCAGCCTGGTCTGGGCGGCCGTCGCCGCGGTCTTCTACGTGATCGTCGTCGCCACCGGCACGTACACGATCAACTGGGTGCTCGTCCCGCTGACGCTGATCGGCCTGATCATCCCGATCGCCGTCCTGGTCCGCATGAAGCGCGACAAGGAGCTGACGGGCGAGGAGCAGTCCAAGCTCTCCGGTTACGTGTGGTTCTTCGTCGTCGCCGCCATCTTCTGGATGATCTACGACCAGAACGGCTCGACGCTGTCGATCTTCGGCGAGTCCTCGACCACCAACTCGCTGCTCGGCTTCGACTTCCCGACCTCCTGGTACCAGTCGCTGAACCCGATCTTCATCATGGCGCTGGCCCCCGTGGTCGCGTCCGGCTGGCTGTGGCTGAACAAGCGCGGCAAGGAGCCGAGCACCGCCGTCAAGTTCGCGTCGTCGCTCGCGCTGATCGGTATCTCCTTCGTCGTCTTCCTCATCCCGCTGATCGACACCGCCAACAACGGCGGCAAGGTCTCCCCGATGTGGCTCGTCGCGATCTACTTCATCCAGACCGTCGGTGAGCTCTGCCTCTCCCCGGTCGGCCTCTCGGTCACGACCAAGATGGCCCCGGCGAAGTACGGCTCGCAGATGATGGGTGTCTGGTTCCTCGCGGTCACCGCGGGCGACTCCGTCACCGGCCTGCTCTCGACGGCCGGCGTCGACCTGAACACCACGGGCGCCGTCGCCATCGAGGCCGCCCTCGCGGTCGCGGCCGGCGTCGGTATCTGGATGTACCGCCGCAAGGTCAAGGAACTGATGGGCTCCGTCAACTGA
- a CDS encoding dipeptidase translates to MTDQVAQARELLAEFPVVDGHNDLPWALREQVTYDIDARDIATDQSAHLHTDLGRLRAGGVGAQFWSVYVRTDLTGDAAVSATLEQIDCVDQLIARYPGDLRAALTAADMEAARAEGRIASLKGAEGGHSINNSLATLRALYALGVRYMTLTHNDNIAWADSATDEPGVGGLSAFGREVVREMNREGMLVDLSHVAATTMRAALDVTEAPVIFSHSSSRAVCDHPRNIPDDVLERLAGNGGVAMATFVPKFVLQAAVDWTAAADENLRAHGFHHLDTSPEAMKLHRAFEEATPRPVATVSTVADHLDHMREVAGVDHIGIGGDYDGTAFLPEGLGDVSGYPNLIAELLDRGWSRGDLAKLTWSNAVRVLGDAEAVARDLQGRRGPSNATLEQLDG, encoded by the coding sequence GTGACGGACCAGGTGGCACAGGCCCGCGAACTCCTCGCCGAGTTCCCCGTCGTCGACGGGCACAACGACCTCCCGTGGGCGCTGCGCGAGCAGGTCACGTACGACATCGACGCGCGCGACATCGCCACCGACCAGAGCGCCCATCTCCACACCGACCTCGGCCGGTTGCGGGCGGGCGGCGTCGGCGCGCAGTTCTGGTCCGTGTACGTACGGACCGACCTGACGGGCGACGCGGCGGTCAGCGCCACGCTCGAACAGATCGACTGCGTCGACCAGTTGATCGCCCGGTACCCGGGTGACCTGCGGGCCGCGCTGACGGCCGCGGACATGGAGGCGGCGCGCGCGGAAGGCCGTATCGCGTCCCTGAAGGGCGCCGAGGGCGGCCACTCCATCAACAACTCCCTCGCCACGCTGCGGGCGTTGTACGCGCTGGGCGTCCGCTACATGACGCTCACGCACAACGACAACATCGCCTGGGCCGACTCGGCGACCGACGAGCCCGGGGTCGGCGGCCTGTCGGCCTTCGGCCGCGAGGTCGTCCGCGAGATGAACCGCGAGGGCATGCTCGTCGACCTGTCGCACGTCGCCGCGACGACGATGCGCGCGGCCCTGGACGTGACCGAGGCGCCGGTGATCTTCTCGCACTCGTCGTCCCGCGCGGTCTGCGACCACCCGCGCAACATCCCGGACGACGTCCTGGAGCGGCTGGCCGGGAACGGGGGAGTGGCCATGGCCACCTTCGTCCCGAAGTTCGTCCTCCAGGCGGCGGTCGACTGGACGGCGGCCGCCGACGAGAACCTGCGCGCGCACGGCTTCCACCACCTCGACACGTCGCCCGAGGCGATGAAGCTGCACCGCGCCTTCGAGGAGGCGACGCCCCGGCCGGTCGCCACGGTCTCGACGGTCGCCGACCACCTCGACCACATGCGCGAGGTCGCGGGCGTCGACCACATCGGCATCGGCGGCGACTACGACGGCACGGCGTTCCTGCCGGAGGGCCTCGGGGACGTCTCCGGCTACCCGAACCTGATCGCCGAACTCCTCGACCGCGGATGGTCCCGCGGCGACCTCGCGAAACTCACCTGGAGCAACGCGGTCCGGGTCCTCGGCGACGCGGAAGCGGTCGCCCGTGACCTCCAGGGCCGGCGCGGGCCGTCGAACGCGACGCTGGAACAGCTCGACGGCTGA
- a CDS encoding GtrA family protein: MTGTSGPHTPSRLGALRLRFDALAREIAKFGVVGALGVLVNFAVFNLMRHGTDLQVVRASVIATVVAIVFNYVGFRYFTYRDRDKSGRAKELTLFLLFSVVGLVIENGVLYAATYGFGWDSPLQSNIFKFLGMGLATLFRFWSYRTWVFKALPAREAVASAESFLDEPAEVTRVI; encoded by the coding sequence ATGACAGGGACCAGCGGCCCACACACCCCTTCCCGGCTGGGCGCACTGCGGCTGCGTTTCGACGCGCTCGCCCGGGAGATCGCCAAGTTCGGCGTCGTGGGCGCGCTCGGCGTCCTCGTGAACTTCGCGGTGTTCAACCTCATGCGGCACGGCACGGACCTCCAGGTCGTGCGCGCCAGCGTGATCGCGACGGTCGTCGCCATCGTCTTCAACTACGTGGGGTTCCGTTACTTCACGTACCGCGACCGCGACAAGAGCGGCCGCGCCAAGGAACTCACGCTGTTCCTGCTGTTCAGCGTGGTCGGCCTGGTCATCGAGAACGGTGTCCTGTACGCGGCGACGTACGGCTTCGGCTGGGACAGCCCGTTGCAGTCGAACATCTTCAAGTTCCTCGGCATGGGCCTCGCGACGCTGTTCCGCTTCTGGTCCTACCGCACGTGGGTGTTCAAGGCGCTGCCCGCGCGCGAGGCCGTCGCGAGCGCGGAATCGTTTTTGGACGAGCCCGCCGAAGTGACCCGCGTCATCTGA
- a CDS encoding response regulator transcription factor: MTRVLLAEDDASISEPLARALRREGYEVEVREDGPTALDAGLQGSIDLVVLDLGLPGMDGLEVARRLRAEGHTVPILILTARADEVDTVVGLDAGADDYVTKPFRLAELLARVRALLRRGSAEPKETPATHGVRIDVESHRAWMGDEELQLTAKEFDLLRVLVRDAGRVVTRDQLMREVWDTTWWSSTKTLDMHISWLRKKLGDDAANPRYIATVRGVGFRFEKS; encoded by the coding sequence ATGACCCGTGTACTGCTCGCCGAGGACGACGCGTCCATCTCGGAGCCGCTGGCCCGCGCCCTGCGCAGGGAGGGTTACGAGGTCGAAGTCCGCGAGGACGGCCCCACCGCCCTCGACGCCGGACTTCAGGGAAGCATCGATCTCGTCGTACTCGACCTGGGCCTGCCCGGGATGGACGGCCTCGAAGTGGCCCGCCGACTGCGCGCCGAGGGGCACACGGTGCCGATCCTGATCCTCACCGCCCGCGCCGACGAGGTCGACACGGTCGTCGGCCTCGACGCCGGCGCCGACGACTACGTGACCAAGCCCTTCCGCCTCGCCGAACTGCTCGCCCGCGTCCGGGCCCTGCTGCGGCGCGGCTCCGCCGAGCCCAAGGAGACGCCCGCCACGCACGGCGTGCGCATCGACGTCGAGTCGCACCGCGCCTGGATGGGCGACGAGGAACTCCAGCTCACGGCGAAGGAGTTCGACCTGCTGCGGGTCCTCGTGCGCGACGCGGGCCGGGTCGTCACCCGCGACCAGCTGATGCGCGAGGTCTGGGACACCACCTGGTGGTCGTCGACCAAGACGCTGGACATGCACATCTCGTGGCTCAGGAAGAAGCTCGGCGACGACGCGGCGAACCCGCGCTACATCGCCACGGTGCGCGGCGTCGGCTTCCGCTTCGAGAAGAGCTGA